CTGTAGTTTGGGAAGTAAAGGCTGAAAATCCATTTGTTTGGTGTATGATAAACTAGATTTTTGGTAAAGCATGAGATGGACTAGTTGGTCCCTGAGATCTTTGCCAACTAGAAGTATTCATTTGAATGTATAATTTAGCTTTATTTAAACTCTTGGAGAATAGATATgttatatctcttattttttccctaagaCTTAGCACATTAAATACAATCCCTATTTCACATAGATATCTTAAGATTCTAACAGCTGTTTCTAATAAATCTGTGAAATCTGAGATTAGGCATTTGGAAGCAATAAATGGAAATTAccaaggtaatttttttaacagcCTACAAATTATTAGCTACATGGATAGGGGGATATGTGTGACAATTTAACAAAATTCATCATCAAGCCTATAAAGTCAAGCAGAGGTATAGGTGGCAGAATTAGCAGGCTTACCAGTAGaaataaatgtttcataacatttaccagtacaaataaaacatttaccagtagaaataaaagtttcataaatgtttattctgtATGAAAAAGGATGAGAATCCCATATAAAGCTTTTCAGTCACTTTTATCTTACTGAAAATAAGGATAGTGGTGTTGggtttgaaaaaaagagaaaataagagctCGCACAATATGGACCAATTTTCAGctttatatttcacattttccttaAATATAGATTTTTGATTAGTACTTTTTTCACACCTTCTTTTACCTCTTTGTTCCTCAGACTATAGATAATGGGGTTCAGCATTGGGGTGATCACCCAGTAAGACAACCCAAAGAGTTCATCAAAAAGCTTAGTGTCCTTTGACTTGGGTTTCATGTACATGAAAAGAGCAGAGCCATAGAACAAGATCACCACAGTCAGGTGGGCTGAACAAGTGGAGAAGGCTTTTTGCCTTCCTTCAGTAGATTTAATTCTCAAGATAGTTGATAGTATAAagacataagaaaagaaaataagcaccAGAGGGGTGATTAAGAGAACAATACTTGCAATtatcataataaatatattgaGGGAGATGTCTCCGCAGATAACCTTCAAAATAGCAAGAATTTCACATGTAAGGTGGTCAATTATTTTCTCACATAAGGGCATTTTTAGGGCAAGTATAGATTGTATCAGAGAGTTCAGAAACCCTATAATCCAGGTCCAAACAGCCATCTGCACACAGAGGCTCCTGTTCATGATGATGGTGTATCTTAGGGGATTGCAGATGGCTACATATCTGTCAAAAGCCATTACCGTCAACAGTAGACACTCTATGGATCCAAGTCCAAGAGAAAGAAACAACTGTAGGGCACATCCAATGAAGGAGATTGATTTTTTCTCAGACATAAAATTTATCAGCATTTGAGGGATAGTGGAGGAT
This sequence is a window from Sminthopsis crassicaudata isolate SCR6 chromosome 1, ASM4859323v1, whole genome shotgun sequence. Protein-coding genes within it:
- the LOC141554640 gene encoding olfactory receptor 13D1-like, whose amino-acid sequence is MEKENYTVVTEFYMVGLSNYPSLQMLLYVLCLLMYLVILLGNSILIIISILDPRLHIPMYFFLGNLSFLDICYTSSTIPQMLINFMSEKKSISFIGCALQLFLSLGLGSIECLLLTVMAFDRYVAICNPLRYTIIMNRSLCVQMAVWTWIIGFLNSLIQSILALKMPLCEKIIDHLTCEILAILKVICGDISLNIFIMIIASIVLLITPLVLIFFSYVFILSTILRIKSTEGRQKAFSTCSAHLTVVILFYGSALFMYMKPKSKDTKLFDELFGLSYWVITPMLNPIIYSLRNKEVKEGVKKVLIKNLYLRKM